In Mytilus trossulus isolate FHL-02 chromosome 14, PNRI_Mtr1.1.1.hap1, whole genome shotgun sequence, a genomic segment contains:
- the LOC134697761 gene encoding uncharacterized protein LOC134697761, whose product MSTSEPVQKHRTLVFDNINVNYGHGYNNNTGVFNAPKSGVYILTFSIHSSSTSYTSADIIVNNVSVGRGFTDSSEATWDLNSATIIAVAWMNQGDVSFVRTSPDYASLGTLYSGYMARSSFAGWKITN is encoded by the coding sequence ATGAGTACAAGTGAACCAGTACAAAAGCACAGAACCCTTGTGTTCGATAATATCAATGTGAACTATGGTCACGGCTATAACAATAATACTGGAGTTTTCAATGCACCAAAAAGTGGTGTGTACATCCTAACATTTTCTATTCATTCGAGTTCGACGAGCTACACAAGTGCCGACATTATTGTAAATAATGTAAGTGTTGGAAGAGGTTTCACTGATAGTTCAGAAGCCACTTGGGATTTAAATTCTGCGACCATAATTGCAGTTGCTTGGATGAATCAAGGAGATGTCAGTTTCGTTAGAACCAGTCCTGATTATGCTTCACTTGGTACATTATATAGTGGTTATATGGCTAGGTCTAGTTTTGCAGGATGGAAAATTACAAATTAG
- the LOC134697759 gene encoding protein mono-ADP-ribosyltransferase PARP15-like — MDIAKQQYPYSYMRYLWHGTSEQSSYNINQYGFNRNYQGKNACRYGDGVYFATEPRYSSHDEYSVPDSRGYKLVYKCSVLVGRYGNGEENLKEPPKDLNGARYDSAVDNVCDPKIHVIFRDNQAYPEYLFKFRSARYKHRVSSVTF; from the exons ATGGATATTGCAAAACAACAATACCCATACTCCTATATGAGATATCTATGGCATGGTACGTCGGAACAATCGTCATATAATATCAATCAATATGGTTTTAATAGGAATTACCAGGGGAAAAATG CTTGTCGTTACGGTGATGGAGTTTATTTTGCCACTGAACCAAGATACTCATCCCACGATGAATATTCTGTTCCAGATAGTAGAGGATATAAACTTGTTTACAAATGCAGTGTTTTAGTAGGAAGATATGGAAATGGGGAAGAAAATTTGAAAGAACCACCAAAAGATCTAAATGGTGCTAGATATGATAGTGCTGTCGACAATGTATGCGATccaaaaatacatgttatatttcgCGATAACCAAGCGTATCCGGAGTATCTTTTTAAGTTTAGGAGTGCTCGATATAAACACCGCGTATCTTCAGTTACGTTTTAG
- the LOC134697047 gene encoding uncharacterized protein LOC134697047 produces MYKCYYLVLVYFIVVTAADEKINQKRFLKIEILLNEQRDEIERLTNEGEEMKRTLNIQGREMMHLKKAMGDVMDENKHLIKLLNSESKARLVDGKDKLMRPKERDIFNHTERRLLVNSGDHGDRVAFYAFMSNNEAILKHHTLIFDETKVNYGSGYNNNTGTFRAPVSGVYVITTTIHPYEKSAASIEIIVNSNVHGSIFTDSSDGWDINASTGIVIAWMNQGDVSFVRTSASYNSYGSLYSGTILRCSFAGWKISD; encoded by the exons ATGTACAAGTGTTATTATTTGGTGCTTGTGTATTTCATTGTCGTAACAGCGGcagatgaaaaaataaaccaaaaacgctttctaaaaattgaaatacttttaaacGAACAGAGAGATGAAATTGAACGACTAACAAATGAAGGTGAAGAAATGAAACGAACACTAAATATTCAGGGAAGGGAAatgatgcatttaaaaaaagcaaTGGGGGACGTGATGGACGAAAACAAACACTTAATCAAGTTGTTGAACTCTGAATCCAAAGCTCGTTTGGTTGATGGAAAAGATAAATTGATGAGGCCAAAAGAAAGAGATATTTTCAATCATACAG AAAGAAGACTATTAGTGAATAGTGGAGATCACGGAGATCGTGTGGCATTTTATGCATTTATGAGTAACAATGAAGCAATTCTGAAACACCATACTCTGATTTTCGATGAGACAAAAGTAAATTACGGTAGTGGTTATAACAATAATACGGGAACATTTAGGGCACCTGTCAGTGGCGTGTATGTCATTACAACTACAATACATCCATACGAAAAAAGCGCAGCATCCATTGAAATTATAGTCAACAGCAACGTCCATGGTTCAATATTTACGGATAGTTCTGATGGTTGGGACATAAACGCTTCCACCGGTATTGTTATAGCATGGATGAACCAAGGAGACGTTAGTTTTGTAAGAACCAGTGCTAGTTACAACTCATATGGAAGTCTTTACAGCGGCACCATACTTAGGTGCAGTTTTGCTGGATGGAAAATTTCAGATTAA
- the LOC134697760 gene encoding uncharacterized protein LOC134697760, with protein MSLFTVALLSLIFYFCSVTNADLDTESRIVLLEKIMHDRMAHLEKIVHEQKDEIYQLRQEVTFLRSHVDQTSRQTKSPKQISPRTKLTDDDADDDVPLKNLHVEHSEHQTKKDKRLLVNNIVSNRIAFYAYMKKHEPIQQHKTLIYDVIKINFGNGYNNNTGAFTAPSSGVYVLTFTVHPGSSSSFASVDIIVNNEQEGAIYSDSNEGTHDLNAATAVVVVWMNQGDVSFVRTSTTHPAVGSIRSDDGGRSSFAGWKISD; from the exons ATGTCTTTATTTACTGTAGCtcttttaagtttaattttctaCTTTTGTTCTGTGACAAATGCAGATCTGGACACGGAATCTAGAATTGTACTATTGGAAAAGATCATGCATGACCGCATGGCACACCTGGAAAAAATTGTGCACGAGCAAAAAGACGAAATTTACCAGTTGAGACAAGAAGTAACTTTTCTTCGATCACATGTAGACCAAACCAGCAGACAGACCAAATCACCAAAACAAATATCGCCTAGGACCAAGTTAACTGACGATGACGCGGATGATGACGTACCACTTAAAAATTTGCATGTGGAACATAGTGAACATCAAACAAAGAAAG aTAAACGACTCTTGGTAAACAACATTGTAAGTAATCGCATCGCCTTCTACGCTTATATGAAGAAACACGAACCAATTCAACAGCACAAAACTCTTATATACGATGTCATCAAAATTAACTTTGGCAACGGGTATAACAACAACACAGGGGCGTTTACAGCGCCATCAAGTGGCGTTTATGTCTTGACCTTCACAGTTCACCCAGGAAGTAGTAGCAGCTTTGCTAGTGTTGACATAATTGTTAACAACGAGCAGGAAGGAGCTATATACTCTGACAGCAACGAAGGCACACATGATCTGAATGCGGCGACTGCTGTTGTAGTTGTCTGGATGAACCAAGGCGACGTAAGCTTCGTCAGGACTTCCACAACGCATCCGGCCGTTGGGTCTATACGGAGTGATGATGGAGGAAGATCTAGTTTTGCAGGATGGAAAATATCCGATTAA